From the genome of Prevotella herbatica, one region includes:
- a CDS encoding AMP-binding protein → MLERFLTQTSFVSEEDFEKNLHFKIPENFNFAYNVMDALAEERPDKLALLWTSERGEEVRTTFKEFKEQTDRTAAYLMSLGIGRGDKVMLILKRHYQWWLSMMALCKIGAIAIPATHMLTKQDIIYRNESASIKAIICANDEYVTTQIQSAMSESPSVKLLVAVNSMSEYDKPIPEGFHDWHKEWINAPEFKRPENVNTNEDTMLMYFTSGTSGEPKMVAHDYLYALGHLTTGVFWHNLNENSLHLTVADTGWGKAVWGKLYGQWFAGAAVFVYDHEKFTAEKIMRQIEKYHITSFCAPPTIYRFIIREDFSKYDLSSLEWCTTAGEAMNPSVADKFKELTGVTIYEGFGQTETTMTLGTFPWVEPRPGSMGKPNPQYDVRLLRPDGTECEDGEKGEICILIGDEKPLGLFKGYYRDEERTKEAWHDGVYHTGDMAWRDQDSYFWFVGRTDDVIKSSGYRIGPFEVENALMLHPAVVECAITGVPDPIRGMVVKATVVLSDEYKDKAGDDLIKELQDHVKHETAPYKYPRIIEFVDELPKTISGKIRRVEIRQKDNKQ, encoded by the coding sequence ATGTTAGAAAGATTTTTAACACAGACTTCGTTCGTGTCTGAAGAAGACTTCGAAAAGAATCTGCATTTCAAAATACCCGAGAATTTTAACTTCGCATATAATGTAATGGACGCTTTGGCTGAGGAAAGGCCAGATAAACTTGCTCTACTATGGACAAGCGAGCGTGGCGAAGAAGTAAGAACAACCTTTAAGGAATTTAAGGAACAAACAGATCGCACTGCAGCTTATCTCATGAGCCTAGGAATAGGCAGAGGTGATAAAGTGATGCTTATTCTGAAACGACATTATCAGTGGTGGCTATCAATGATGGCTTTGTGCAAAATAGGCGCTATTGCTATTCCTGCTACTCACATGCTGACAAAGCAAGATATTATCTATCGCAACGAGAGTGCGAGCATAAAGGCAATTATATGTGCTAACGACGAATATGTAACGACACAGATTCAAAGCGCAATGTCTGAAAGTCCATCCGTGAAACTGCTTGTAGCAGTAAATTCAATGTCAGAATATGATAAACCTATACCAGAAGGATTCCACGACTGGCATAAGGAATGGATAAATGCTCCTGAATTCAAACGCCCAGAAAACGTGAACACCAACGAGGACACTATGCTGATGTATTTCACCAGCGGAACAAGTGGCGAACCAAAGATGGTTGCTCATGATTATCTATATGCACTCGGACACCTAACAACAGGAGTTTTTTGGCATAATCTAAACGAAAATAGCCTTCATCTTACTGTTGCTGATACAGGTTGGGGTAAAGCTGTATGGGGTAAACTCTACGGACAATGGTTTGCGGGTGCTGCTGTATTCGTATATGATCATGAGAAATTTACAGCAGAGAAGATAATGAGACAGATTGAAAAATATCACATCACTTCTTTCTGTGCACCACCTACCATTTATCGTTTCATCATACGTGAGGACTTCTCAAAATATGACTTGAGCAGTTTGGAATGGTGCACAACAGCTGGAGAAGCAATGAATCCTTCTGTTGCAGACAAGTTCAAGGAACTGACTGGAGTTACTATATACGAGGGATTCGGACAGACCGAGACAACGATGACATTAGGCACATTCCCTTGGGTAGAACCAAGACCAGGTTCTATGGGTAAACCTAATCCTCAATACGACGTAAGACTATTAAGACCTGACGGCACGGAATGTGAAGACGGTGAGAAGGGCGAAATATGCATACTCATAGGTGATGAGAAACCTTTAGGATTGTTTAAGGGTTATTACCGTGACGAGGAAAGAACCAAAGAAGCATGGCACGACGGTGTTTATCACACAGGAGACATGGCTTGGAGAGATCAGGACAGTTACTTTTGGTTTGTTGGTCGCACAGACGACGTAATAAAGAGTTCTGGTTATCGTATAGGCCCGTTCGAGGTAGAGAATGCACTGATGCTTCATCCTGCCGTTGTAGAATGTGCAATAACAGGTGTACCAGACCCAATACGTGGTATGGTGGTCAAAGCAACAGTCGTACTTTCAGATGAATACAAGGATAAAGCCGGCGACGACTTGATAAAGGAATTACAGGATCATGTGAAGCATGAGACTGCTCCTTACAAATACCCTCGTATCATTGAGTTTGTTGATGAATTGCCAAAGACAATTTCTGGCAAGATTCGTCGAGTTGAAATTCGGCAAAAGGACAATAAACAATAG
- the argC gene encoding N-acetyl-gamma-glutamyl-phosphate reductase: MIRIGILGAAGYTGGELIRLLLNHPEAKIVFDNSESNAGNLVADVHEGLYGETDLEFTAETDFDKVDVVFFCFGHGKSEAYMSEHDIPEGVKVIDLAQDFRLHPENNVHTQHPTSKSHDFVYGLPEINENKIAHANHVANPGCFATCIQLGLLPAANMQLINDDVAVNAITGSTGAGQKPGSTTHFSWRNNNISIYKAFKHQHIPEIRESLKQVQSYLDASIDFIPYRGDFARGIFATEVIKTDVDIDTIVNGYKEFYKNAKFTHYVDKPLDLKQVVNTNKALVHCEKIDNKLLVTSCIDNLLKGAVGQAVQNMNIMFGIDQTTGLKLKPSAF, from the coding sequence ATGATTAGAATTGGAATACTTGGAGCTGCAGGCTATACAGGAGGCGAACTTATTCGCCTTCTGCTAAATCACCCTGAGGCTAAAATTGTTTTTGACAACAGTGAAAGTAATGCCGGTAACCTTGTTGCCGACGTTCATGAAGGATTATATGGAGAAACAGACTTAGAGTTTACTGCAGAAACAGATTTTGATAAAGTTGACGTAGTATTTTTCTGTTTTGGACACGGAAAAAGTGAAGCCTACATGAGCGAGCATGATATTCCTGAAGGAGTAAAGGTGATTGACTTAGCACAGGACTTTAGATTACACCCTGAGAATAATGTTCACACACAGCATCCAACTTCCAAATCTCATGACTTCGTTTACGGACTTCCTGAAATAAATGAAAATAAGATTGCACATGCAAATCATGTAGCTAATCCAGGATGCTTCGCAACTTGCATACAGTTGGGACTACTTCCAGCTGCAAATATGCAATTAATAAACGATGATGTAGCAGTGAATGCCATAACAGGCAGCACTGGAGCTGGACAAAAGCCAGGATCAACTACTCATTTTTCTTGGCGTAACAACAACATAAGCATATACAAAGCCTTTAAACATCAACATATACCCGAAATAAGGGAAAGCTTAAAGCAAGTACAAAGCTATCTTGATGCTAGCATTGACTTCATCCCCTATCGTGGCGATTTTGCTAGAGGAATTTTTGCAACTGAAGTCATAAAGACTGATGTTGATATCGACACGATTGTAAATGGATATAAGGAATTCTACAAGAATGCAAAATTTACGCATTATGTAGACAAGCCACTAGATCTAAAGCAGGTCGTAAACACCAACAAGGCCCTAGTGCACTGCGAAAAGATTGATAATAAATTGCTAGTTACATCCTGCATAGATAATCTATTGAAAGGCGCTGTTGGACAGGCTGTACAGAATATGAATATTATGTTTGGCATTGACCAGACGACAGGCTTGAAACTAAAGCCTTCTGCATTTTAA
- a CDS encoding helix-turn-helix domain-containing protein, giving the protein MEESIKQIGERLRGLRDVLNIPKEEVAKLCGITVEHYLKIEAGEADPSVYRLSKISKRYGIDLDVLLFGEEPRMNSYYLTRDKQAPEIDRGDKYMYQTLASGFKGRKMDPFLVQVDPMPGNKKNNKNTHDGQEFDFVLEGVLELTIDEKVLVLKKGDSIYFDAKVPHCMRALENEPAKFLCVVN; this is encoded by the coding sequence ATGGAAGAATCAATAAAACAAATTGGAGAGAGACTGAGAGGTCTTCGCGATGTGCTAAACATTCCTAAAGAAGAAGTTGCAAAACTCTGCGGAATAACCGTTGAGCACTACTTAAAGATTGAGGCTGGCGAAGCTGACCCTTCAGTCTATCGACTATCAAAAATTTCAAAACGTTACGGAATTGACTTGGATGTTCTCCTTTTCGGAGAAGAACCACGCATGAACAGTTACTATCTTACAAGAGACAAACAGGCTCCCGAAATTGATCGTGGAGACAAATACATGTATCAGACTCTTGCAAGCGGATTCAAAGGAAGGAAAATGGATCCATTCCTCGTGCAGGTAGATCCAATGCCAGGAAACAAGAAAAATAATAAGAACACGCACGACGGTCAGGAATTTGACTTTGTACTTGAAGGCGTGTTGGAACTCACTATCGACGAGAAAGTTCTAGTTCTTAAAAAAGGTGATAGCATCTACTTTGATGCTAAAGTACCTCACTGCATGAGAGCGCTGGAAAATGAACCGGCTAAATTTCTTTGTGTTGTAAACTAA
- a CDS encoding aspartate aminotransferase family protein, producing the protein MKLFDVYPLFDINIVKGKGVNVWDDKGQEYLDLYGGHAVISIGHCHPHYVEMMTKQLNTLGFYSNSVINKLQVELAERLGKISGYEDYQFFLINSGAEANENALKLASFKNGRKRVLSFEKAFHGRTSLAVEVTNNPKIIAPINDNNHVTFLPLNDLEAWEKELAKGDVCACILECIQGVGGVNMVTPEFAQGLQKACKKYGSILICDEIQCGYGRSGKFFAHQWLGIRPDIISVAKGIGNGFPMGGILISPDFEPVYGQLGTTFGGNHLACTAALAVLDVFENEGLVENAHLVGEYLMDELKQLQQRTTHIKSVRGQGLMVGVVLDIPHKEVRNKLIYEQHCFTGCASTDILRILPPLCLTRDNVDDFIQRFETVLNEL; encoded by the coding sequence ATGAAATTATTTGATGTGTATCCGCTTTTTGACATAAATATAGTCAAAGGTAAAGGAGTAAATGTTTGGGACGACAAAGGTCAGGAATATCTTGATCTTTACGGTGGACATGCCGTAATCAGTATCGGGCACTGCCATCCTCACTACGTTGAGATGATGACAAAGCAGCTTAATACTCTTGGTTTCTACAGCAACTCTGTAATTAACAAGTTACAAGTGGAACTGGCTGAACGACTTGGAAAGATAAGCGGATATGAAGACTATCAGTTTTTCCTTATCAACAGCGGTGCAGAAGCCAACGAGAACGCATTGAAACTAGCTTCTTTTAAAAACGGTCGCAAGCGTGTGCTCTCTTTTGAGAAGGCTTTTCACGGACGAACATCTCTAGCCGTGGAGGTGACTAACAATCCGAAAATCATAGCTCCAATAAACGATAATAATCATGTCACGTTTCTTCCACTCAACGACCTTGAAGCGTGGGAAAAAGAACTAGCAAAAGGTGATGTATGTGCATGTATATTAGAATGTATTCAGGGTGTAGGTGGCGTTAACATGGTTACGCCTGAATTTGCACAGGGATTGCAGAAAGCCTGCAAAAAATACGGCTCTATACTTATTTGTGACGAAATACAATGCGGCTACGGACGAAGTGGAAAATTCTTCGCTCATCAATGGCTGGGTATTCGTCCTGACATAATATCTGTAGCCAAAGGTATCGGCAACGGATTTCCAATGGGCGGTATACTTATATCACCAGACTTTGAACCTGTCTACGGACAACTTGGAACCACTTTCGGAGGTAACCACCTGGCATGTACAGCAGCTCTTGCTGTACTAGACGTGTTTGAGAACGAAGGACTTGTTGAAAATGCTCACTTAGTGGGTGAATATCTCATGGATGAACTTAAACAGCTTCAGCAACGTACAACACATATCAAGAGTGTACGCGGACAAGGTCTTATGGTTGGTGTTGTTCTTGATATTCCGCATAAGGAAGTAAGAAACAAACTAATCTACGAGCAGCATTGTTTCACAGGTTGCGCATCAACCGACATTTTAAGAATTCTGCCACCATTATGTCTCACAAGAGACAATGTGGATGACTTCATACAACGTTTTGAAACAGTGTTAAACGAATTATAG
- a CDS encoding PspC domain-containing protein: MSNERKIYRSSDRVIAGVCGGIAEFFDLDPTLVRLVYAFFTVTTIFSGVILYIIAWLIVPRKY; encoded by the coding sequence ATGTCAAACGAAAGAAAAATTTATCGTTCAAGCGATCGTGTTATTGCTGGAGTATGTGGTGGAATAGCAGAGTTTTTTGACCTTGACCCCACATTAGTAAGACTTGTGTATGCGTTTTTCACCGTAACAACAATTTTCAGCGGTGTGATTCTGTACATAATTGCATGGTTGATTGTACCTAGGAAATATTAG
- a CDS encoding pyrroline-5-carboxylate reductase family protein, whose protein sequence is MKISIIGAGAMGGAFAEGLLKSDSINAADITVANPHTDKLEKFASMGASITTDNTVAAIDADIVAIVVKPWLVEKVIEEIKPILDYKKQIIINMAAAISSAQLFEWAAKGEEKPAIFQIIPNIAIAVKASMTFIVPCNASDEQTNMVKGIFDNVGQTYLTDEQHLGAGTTLASCGIAYAMRYFRAASEGGVELGFKADIAKDIVLQTVKGAVELLQANGNHPEAEIDKVTTPGGLTIKGLNEMEHAGFTSAVIRGLKAGLK, encoded by the coding sequence ATGAAAATATCAATAATTGGCGCTGGCGCAATGGGTGGAGCATTTGCTGAAGGATTGCTGAAAAGCGACAGCATAAATGCAGCCGACATTACCGTTGCGAACCCACATACAGACAAACTTGAGAAATTCGCCTCTATGGGCGCAAGCATAACTACAGACAACACGGTTGCCGCTATAGACGCAGACATCGTGGCTATTGTAGTGAAACCTTGGCTTGTAGAAAAAGTAATAGAAGAAATTAAACCTATACTTGATTACAAAAAGCAGATTATTATTAACATGGCTGCTGCAATTTCTTCCGCACAACTGTTTGAATGGGCTGCAAAGGGTGAAGAAAAACCAGCTATATTCCAGATAATTCCAAACATAGCAATAGCAGTAAAAGCTAGTATGACTTTCATTGTACCATGTAATGCCAGTGATGAGCAGACAAACATGGTGAAAGGTATATTTGATAATGTTGGACAGACTTATCTTACCGATGAACAGCATCTTGGTGCAGGAACAACACTAGCAAGTTGCGGTATTGCATATGCAATGAGATATTTTAGGGCTGCTTCTGAGGGTGGAGTTGAACTTGGATTTAAGGCTGACATTGCCAAAGACATAGTGTTGCAGACGGTAAAAGGAGCAGTAGAACTACTTCAAGCTAATGGTAATCACCCAGAAGCAGAAATCGACAAAGTTACAACACCTGGTGGACTAACCATTAAGGGACTAAACGAAATGGAACACGCTGGATTTACAAGTGCTGTGATTCGTGGACTGAAGGCTGGTCTTAAATAG